A section of the Gaiellales bacterium genome encodes:
- a CDS encoding alpha/beta hydrolase — MPTASVNGIDINYRLEGDGERTVVLVNGLADDLETWVLQMDDLLGAGYRVLRFDNRGVGSSSAPAGPYTTRQFAEDTKALMAGLDITNVDMVGVSMGGMIAQEFALAYPDDLRSVTFACTYAAPGPFCGRMFSMWADMAPVNGVPFIMRDVTLWAFTVPFFEEREEELREFEGEMATMAMPVEAYLAQLDSIRTHDTRDRIGSLRTPALVLAGEEDILIPVSLSKQLHELVPGAAWGTTRGGHACCWEHPQEFNQALLEFLGQH, encoded by the coding sequence ATGCCGACCGCATCCGTCAACGGCATCGACATCAACTACCGGCTGGAAGGCGACGGCGAGCGCACCGTCGTCCTGGTCAACGGCCTCGCCGACGACCTCGAGACCTGGGTGCTGCAGATGGACGACCTGCTCGGTGCCGGCTACCGGGTGCTGCGGTTCGACAACCGCGGTGTCGGCTCGAGCTCGGCGCCCGCCGGCCCGTACACGACCCGCCAGTTCGCGGAAGACACGAAGGCGCTCATGGCCGGCCTCGACATCACGAACGTCGACATGGTCGGCGTCTCGATGGGCGGCATGATCGCCCAGGAGTTCGCGCTCGCCTACCCCGACGACCTGCGCTCGGTCACGTTCGCCTGCACGTATGCGGCGCCGGGGCCGTTCTGCGGGCGGATGTTCTCGATGTGGGCGGACATGGCCCCGGTGAACGGCGTGCCGTTCATCATGCGCGACGTCACGCTGTGGGCGTTCACGGTGCCGTTCTTCGAGGAGCGTGAGGAAGAGCTTCGGGAGTTCGAGGGCGAGATGGCCACGATGGCGATGCCGGTCGAGGCCTACCTGGCGCAGCTCGACTCGATCCGCACCCACGACACGCGCGACCGGATCGGCTCCCTGCGTACCCCCGCGCTCGTGCTCGCGGGCGAGGAGGACATCCTCATCCCGGTGAGCCTGTCGAAGCAGCTGCACGAGCTGGTGCCCGGGGCCGCGTGGGGAACCACGCGCGGCGGCCACGCGTGCTGCTGGGAGCACCCGCAGGAGTTCAACCAGGCGCTGCTCGAGTTCTTGGGCCAGCACTGA
- a CDS encoding oligopeptide/dipeptide ABC transporter ATP-binding protein, with translation MSAAATPLIQARSLSRHFRIGGGLLRRSAVLRAVDEVDLEVERGQVLALVGESGSGKTTLGRCLLGMLKPTAGTVHFDGDDIANTDGDRRAAFRRRVQPIFQNPYSSLDPRWPVERTVREPLDAFRVGDPPARARRVAELLDSVGLSQRHARSRPHELSGGQRQRVAIAAALALHPELIIADEPVSALDVLVQAQILNLICELQRDLGLTLVFITHDMAVVEHIADRVAVMYLGRIVESGPADEVLTRPKHPYTRTVLAAIPQPDPGRRRDVAVVRGEIPSPLAPPPGCHFHPRCPLAVDRCRTEAPAMTAFTPDHLASCHVTAQEIQPKGA, from the coding sequence ATGAGCGCCGCCGCCACGCCGCTGATCCAGGCCCGCTCCCTCTCGCGGCACTTCCGCATCGGCGGCGGCCTGCTGCGCCGATCCGCGGTGCTGCGCGCCGTCGACGAGGTCGACCTCGAGGTCGAGCGCGGCCAGGTGCTGGCCCTGGTGGGCGAGTCGGGCTCCGGCAAGACGACGCTCGGCCGGTGCCTGCTCGGAATGCTGAAGCCCACCGCGGGCACCGTGCACTTCGACGGCGACGACATCGCGAACACCGACGGCGACCGGCGGGCGGCCTTCCGCCGCCGGGTGCAGCCGATCTTCCAGAACCCCTACAGCTCGCTCGACCCGCGCTGGCCGGTCGAGCGCACCGTGCGCGAGCCGCTCGACGCGTTCCGCGTCGGCGACCCGCCGGCGCGCGCGCGCCGCGTCGCCGAGCTGCTGGACAGCGTCGGCCTGTCGCAGCGGCACGCCCGGTCGCGCCCGCACGAGCTCTCGGGCGGACAGCGCCAGCGGGTCGCGATCGCCGCGGCGCTCGCCCTGCACCCGGAGCTGATCATCGCCGACGAGCCGGTCTCGGCCCTCGACGTGCTCGTGCAGGCCCAGATCCTGAACCTGATCTGCGAGCTGCAGCGCGACCTCGGGCTCACGCTCGTGTTCATCACCCACGACATGGCGGTCGTCGAGCACATCGCCGACCGGGTGGCGGTCATGTACCTCGGCCGGATCGTCGAGTCGGGCCCCGCCGACGAGGTGCTGACGCGGCCCAAGCACCCGTACACGCGCACCGTCCTTGCCGCCATCCCCCAGCCCGACCCGGGCCGCCGCCGCGACGTCGCGGTGGTGCGGGGCGAGATCCCGAGCCCGCTCGCGCCGCCGCCCGGCTGCCACTTCCACCCCCGCTGCCCGCTCGCCGTCGACCGCTGCCGCACCGAGGCGCCGGCGATGACGGCGTTCACCCCCGACCACCTGGCGAGCTGTCACGTGACGGCACAGGAAATTCAACCGAAAGGAGCGTGA
- a CDS encoding ABC transporter ATP-binding protein, producing MSSPLLALDGVSVDFGPVSAVKDVSLEVSEGEIFGLVGESGCGKTTLAMAVMGLLPAAASVHGAIRFEGEDVLTRTEADRRKLRGDRISMVFQDPRAALDPAYPVGEQVAETIRAHRPVTRRAARDQAVRLLGEVGIPAAAQRYRDPPHRLSGGMQQRVVIATALANEPALLIADEPTTALDVTIQAQILGLIRELRDRHRTTVVLIAHDLGVVAELCDRAGVLYAGQLMEVAPVERIFAAPQHPYTKALLAALPTRAAARGALPVAAGGVPDLADPPPGCRFAPRCPVRMEVCEAVPPPVLSEPGHATACWYAAQREPA from the coding sequence GTGAGCAGCCCGCTGCTCGCGCTCGACGGCGTCTCGGTCGACTTCGGGCCGGTGTCGGCCGTGAAGGACGTGTCGCTCGAGGTGAGCGAGGGCGAGATCTTCGGTCTCGTGGGCGAATCCGGCTGCGGCAAGACGACGCTCGCGATGGCCGTCATGGGGCTCTTGCCGGCGGCGGCATCCGTGCACGGCGCCATCCGCTTCGAGGGCGAGGACGTGCTCACGCGCACCGAGGCCGACCGCCGCAAGCTGCGTGGCGACCGCATCAGCATGGTGTTCCAGGACCCGCGGGCGGCGCTCGATCCGGCATACCCGGTCGGCGAGCAAGTGGCCGAGACGATCAGGGCCCACCGGCCCGTCACCCGGCGCGCGGCCCGCGACCAGGCCGTCCGGCTGCTCGGCGAGGTCGGCATTCCGGCGGCCGCACAGCGGTACCGCGACCCGCCCCACCGCCTGAGCGGCGGCATGCAGCAGCGGGTCGTGATCGCGACGGCGCTCGCCAACGAGCCGGCGCTCCTGATCGCCGACGAGCCCACGACCGCCCTCGACGTGACCATCCAGGCCCAGATCCTCGGCCTCATCCGCGAGCTGCGCGACCGCCACCGCACCACCGTGGTGCTGATCGCGCACGACCTCGGCGTCGTGGCCGAGCTGTGCGACCGGGCCGGCGTCCTCTACGCCGGGCAGCTGATGGAGGTGGCGCCGGTCGAGCGCATCTTCGCCGCCCCGCAGCACCCGTACACGAAGGCGCTCCTGGCCGCCCTGCCCACCCGGGCCGCCGCCCGCGGCGCGCTGCCGGTGGCCGCGGGCGGCGTCCCCGACCTGGCCGATCCACCGCCCGGTTGCCGCTTCGCGCCGCGTTGCCCGGTGCGGATGGAGGTCTGCGAGGCCGTTCCTCCGCCGGTGCTGAGCGAGCCGGGCCATGCCACGGCGTGCTGGTACGCCGCCCAGCGGGAGCCCGCATGA